Proteins encoded by one window of Maniola hyperantus chromosome 10, iAphHyp1.2, whole genome shotgun sequence:
- the LOC138402855 gene encoding uncharacterized protein, whose protein sequence is MFVNGVDVISSRLNNIALDSLNIQTNMHPNADKTPTCEKNPLPLLHLTPTNASQRKGDGSPQQGTDNPWLLKPQHEIPPTPPPKTDQKPINFFPQRIG, encoded by the exons ATGTTTGTAAACGGTGTTGATGTTATCAGCTCGCGTTTGAACAATATCGCATTGGATTCCTTGAATATTCAAA CCAACATGCATCCAAACGCAGACAAAACGCCGACATGCGAGAAGAACCCACTGCCTCTTCTACATCTCACACCAACCAATGCAAGTCAGAGAAAGGGCGATGGTAGTCCACAGCAAGGAACTGATAATCCTTGGCTACTAAAACCACAACACGAAATACCGCCTACACCTCCGCCGAAAACTGACCAAAAGCCGATAAATTTTTTTCCACAAAGAATCGGTTAA